The sequence AATAAAGAATATTTAGCCATGGAACCATCTAACAGATTTTTCTGTTAACAAAGTAATTGTAGAattagattcttttttttaccCTGCTTGGTCACCTAATTAAATCGTAAATGCTTACAAAAATTAAGTTTGGGGGTTTAAATAAAACTAGACCTTGGTCCGCGTGACCGCGCGAGTATTtaatttgtgtttgtatttaataatatatttgttaatgtagtcacatttttaaatgtaaatgttatatttgtacttaattttatattttagcgtAAAATGTATCATCGATATtaggtattatataaaaaatctaacattTATATACTAATATCCATGTCTAAGATATATAgctaacaaattttttaaataaaaagtataaaaatagACAATTATGAATTAGTATGctatttataaatgaaacattagttataatatttgtaagaaaataaaatgattgttaaacttctatgaaatttagaacatatacaaattaagattgaaaataaaataaaaatataaatttgatgtaaCGATAAGAAATTATAAATGAGTTTAAATTTGTGTACATTTAAACCACGACCTTGCAGAtgtttgcttttatttttgtaaataaatatttattttgtctaagtgataatatgtattttaaaattttacctgtgttaaataattatttaataaaatttataagcataataattttatagtttatatttttaaattttattttatcttgtaAACCGTCAATTATATTACCAccatttttagaatatgatcCTTGCATCTattcaaatgttttattttggtttttttgtggatcaaaattttatgagaatgtctaataaattattttatatacatggtaagtttgtaaataattataatggtgcatgtaatatatttatattggtaagaagaagaatttgttcaaaaaaaaaagagtaacgTGAATTGTGAAAAAGAATGAGACAAAAATGTAATTTATAttgttacataaatattttgtgtatattattgatattcatgaatgtttataatattaatatgataTAGATGAGTTCaaagatttatatttaattgattgtgaatttaatttatgaaatattttattaatttttaaaaagacatGGAAAGCATAAAATTAGGAGTAATTATTACTTCATTAATTTTGGAAAagacaaaaattatttaaaagtagattcatttaattatttcaGTGGCATTAAGCTGTAAATATTGTGCAAGTTTAAGGGTTAGTCTCAATGggtacttttcttttaatagattagatgactacttagggcatctccaatggtttcgcataaaaaaatttctcataattttatagttggcatcaaattaaattttgcttcaaagttacctttatttttttcctcaaattaaaatattccaATTATGTGCGATTATTAATACTTATTATTAATTACAATAATgctatgtattttaaaaaatcacaaaaaaatcaactataatttttattttaactaaatttttattttatacattaatttagttttagaaaatagaaaatgaattatatgaacttataattatattaacgAAAGTATTATTCATTTCAATAAagtataaaacataaatattgaatcttttaaatataaaataaaactatataaaaatttaaagatcaatttgtaaataaaaagttcAATAGTAAAAATGATTTGTGAATAGTGTTCCTCAAATTCGAGAGGATAATATTTATATCCTCATTTTTTTCTGTTGCACTATTGaagaatattttattgttttttaaatatttttcaaaaatgatGTAACATTAGGATGGTCTTAGGGTGTTATTTTCgcattttagaaaataattgatGTATATCAAAACTAGTCATGATTAATGTTATACATTTGAATGGGACAAACAAAAAAGGTGGTATTGAATCACGAAGAAAGAAGACAAGCAGGCTGATCATGGTTATTTAATTTACCCGAATCGTATTCCTTAACACATATATATGACAagcctttcttcttttttcactCTCCTTAATTTTAAAAGTGAGaaagtatatttatatatattatagaataATTTGATAATGTCGCTTATGCAAATAATACtagtacaaataaaataaaagcagCTTTATTAATAAATACTCTAACAAGAACATCgcaaatatattatattgatattatttaataatataatttaaatttaaatatataaaaataaatcaccCACATAATTTgacatttaatatcttttgcTGAAATTTTTCTGTTTAAATTtgttatactattttattattttaattatgagaaATCATGTAAATACCCCACTAATGATGCTTCCAATATGCATGAAATATTGAAATTTATGCTAGTGTATCTCAAGGACACTGGCaggagaggaaaaaaaaacgatAAATAGGTCTTATACCTAAATTCgtaattttcaatataaatatattctttTCGTCCAAAacgttttggtttattttatttacgatCATGCCCTCGAACGACAGTCCGAGACCGAATCACTCTATTTTTTCATTGTCTCTCTCTCCACGCAGTTGAACTGGATACAAGTTTGTGGAGCAGCTCCGTTTCATCGTCTTCGTAACTTTGTGCTTCATCAGAAAGTAAAGACAAGACAAGGCTTGAAAGATCAAAGCTACGTGATGGATAGAATGTGCGGTTTCCGTTCGGCGGGAGATTACTCGGAGAAGGCTGAGCTGATGATGTCTTCTTCGGAGAGTCTTATGTCGCTGTCTGATTACCATAATTTGATTTGTTCATCCGCCGGAGAAAACCACGTGTTTGGATCCAACGAGCTTTTCTCAGCAGCAGCTTCTGCTTTGTCCTCGGAGGTTTCGATTGCGCCGCCTGCTCGAAGAGCTGATCAGGACAACCCCTCACTTGGTCTCATTAAGTCGAAAATCGCTTCTCATCCTTTGTATCCCCGCTTGCTTCAGACCTACATCGATTGCCAAAAGGTGATTGGTTGATTTATATACACACAACCAAGATCAGTTATGCTGATGAGTATGTTTTTTTGGTTACTTTATTCGCAGGTTGGAGCTCCTTTGGAGATAGCGTGTGTGTTGGAAGAGATTCAGCGAGAGAACGATGTGTACAAGAGAGATGCTGCTCCTTTGTCTTGCTTTGGAGCTGATCCTGAACTTGATGAGTTCATGGTTTCTCACTTCATCCTTGGTCTCGATCTTTAATTCTCTAACCTTTTAATCTTTtctataaatcatttttttgctaTTTTAGGAAACATATTGCGATATATTGGTTAAGTACAAATCCGATCTGGCGAGGCCGTTCGATGAGGCTACGACTTTCCTGAACAAGATCGAAACGCAACTTCAGGACCTGTGCACTGGTCCCGCTTCTGCCAGAGGCCTTTCAGTTTCAGGTCAGCTCTAAAATGATCTCTTTCTTATTTGCATGTGCTGTTGATTTCTTGTTCAGTCTTTAGGTTTTATTGATCTGCTTGtcctattatttaaatttcaccTTACAAAACTAGCGGATATGGAAAATCTTAGCCAGAACTTTCCCTTCGGTGCTCCACACCAGTTCCTAGGAATTGATGAAAACCTTCTGACACATGTTTTGGTTCCTTTAATATATTTGCTATTTTAATATTACAATAATCGTGGGGAACGATAGAAACTATAAGCTTAGTAAATCCAGTTGTAGAAACAACCGCGTGAATATAAAACCCTAATTATGGTGAAAACATTTGCTACATATTTACTGCCATTTTCCTTCAATGGTTCTTGTTGTTTTTGCTTACAAATGTTTCCTGCGAAAAGCTAAACTTTgtgacattattttttttcgtCATCCGTTATGGTTTAGTAGTCGTGGGGCTTTAGATAGTGTTAAGCAAAAGGAGTGGGTGGGATTTTCTCTTGCTCGACGATATTTTCTTCCTTAGTGC is a genomic window of Brassica napus cultivar Da-Ae chromosome A2, Da-Ae, whole genome shotgun sequence containing:
- the LOC106395301 gene encoding homeobox protein knotted-1-like 2; protein product: MDRMCGFRSAGDYSEKAELMMSSSESLMSLSDYHNLICSSAGENHVFGSNELFSAAASALSSEVSIAPPARRADQDNPSLGLIKSKIASHPLYPRLLQTYIDCQKVGAPLEIACVLEEIQRENDVYKRDAAPLSCFGADPELDEFMETYCDILVKYKSDLARPFDEATTFLNKIETQLQDLCTGPASARGLSVSDDGAVSSDEELRESDDVATQDSQQRSNDRELKDQLLRKFGSHISSLKLEFSKKKKKGKLPREARQALLDWWNVHYKWPYPTEADKIALAEETGLDQKQINNWFINQRKRHWKPSENMPFAMMDDSSETFFTEE